In Populus alba chromosome 1, ASM523922v2, whole genome shotgun sequence, a single window of DNA contains:
- the LOC118033890 gene encoding UDP-glucose 4-epimerase 2, translating into MACNILVTGGAGYIGSHTVLQLLLGGYNTVVVDNLDNASDIALKRVKELAGDFGKNLVFHQVDLRDKPALENVFAETKFDAVIHFAGLKAVGESVQKPLLYFNNNLIGTITLLEVMAAHGCKQLVFSSSATVYGWPKEVPCTEEFPLSAANPYGRTKLYIEEICRDIYSSDSEWKIILLRYFNPVGAHPSGYIGEDPRGIPNNLMPYVQQVAVGRRPHLTVFGTDYSTKDGTGVRDYIHVVDLADGHIAALRKLSEANIGCEVYNLGTGKGTSVLEMVAAFEKASGKKIPLVMADRRPGDAETVYAATEKAERELSWKANNGVDEMCRDQWNWASKNPYGYGSPDGTN; encoded by the exons ATGGCCTGTAATATTCTGGTTACCGGCGGTGCTGGTTACATAGGAAGCCACACGGTGCTGCAACTTTTGTTAGGCGGCTACAACACTGTGGTTGTTGATAACCTCGACAACGCCTCTGATATTGCTCTTAAAAGAGTTAAAGAACTCGCCGGTGATTTCGGCAAAAACCTCGTCTTTCACCAG GTTGATCTCCGGGACAAGCCGGCTCTGGAAAATGTTTTCGCCGAGACAAA GTTTGATGCTGTCATTCACTTTGCTGGGCTGAAAGCAGTTGGTGAGAGTGTGCAGAAACCATTGCTTTATTTCAACAATAATCTCATTGGAACAATTACTCTGCTAGAAGTTATGGCTGCTCATGGATGCAAGCAG TTGGTGTTTTCATCTTCAGCTACTGTTTATGGTTGGCCGAAGGAGGTTCCATGTACAGAAGAGTTCCCTTTGTCTGCTGCAAACCCATATGGAAGAACCAAG CTTTACATTGAAGAGATCTGCCGTGATATCTACAGTTCAGATTCTGAATGGAAGATCATATTACTCAGATACTTTAATCCAGTCGGTGCACATCCGAGTGGCTATATTGGTGAGGATCCTCGTGGAATTCCAAACAATCTCATGCCCTATGTGCAGCAAGTTGCTGTTGGCAGGAGGCCTCATCTAACAGTTTTTGGAACTGATTATTCAACAAAAGACGGTACTGGG GTACGTGATTACATTCATGTTGTCGATTTAGCAGATGGGCACATTGCTGCATTGCGTAAGCTCTCTGAAGCTAATATAG GTTGTGAAGTGTACAACTTGGGAACAGGGAAAGGTACATCAGTTCTGGAGATGGTTGCAGCATTTGAAAAGGCATCTGGAAAG AAAATTCCTCTTGTAATGGCTGATCGGCGACCTGGTGATGCTGAAACTGTGTATGCAGCAACAGAGAAGGCAGAACGTGAATTGAGTTGGAA GGCAAACAATGGCGTTGATGAGATGTGTAGGGATCAATGGAACTGGGCCAGCAAGAACCCTTATGGCTATGGCTCTCCTGACGGCACAAACTGA
- the LOC118033792 gene encoding uncharacterized protein isoform X3 has protein sequence MAFRLHLVPSAGTNTSLCLGISLVLTQKQSGNTPAERSMDLPAWERGLRLLQLMKQSIPAAVHSIVVQTPSGMARTQRFATETVDLPAQKGERVTIASAVPSNVYRNAGPFKFSPKAPNVYPGEPMCLTNHENGRESLLLRAPVKDGKLSLLNPSVLVPLLAVLVAGDAASGIIDPSLPQFLVVAAISSFGAGATLNTLVFPRLNQLPQKSVDATAIKQKLLSQYDLLQSRIKELKEAAEKEVWMLARMCQLENKIFAVGEPSYRARRTRVKRVREGLENSLEGRIELIDSYARISSMIEIEFEMESDVLAGEALSNVESIAEQIQQIMELENLEERWRLQAEANDEAERLLSSQPVTTEWI, from the exons ATGGCATTCAG ATTGCATCTTGTGCCAAGTGCCGGTACCAATACGAGCTTGTGTCTGGGGATATCACTAGTATTGACTCAGAAGCAATCAG GAAATACTCCTGCCGAACGCAGCATGGATCTTCCTGCTTGGGAAAGGGGGCTAAGATTGTTGCAACTAATGAAGCAAAGTATTCCTGCAGCTGTTCACTCCATTGTG GTACAGACCCCTTCTGGTATGGCAAGGACGCAGAGATTTGCTACTGAAACAGTTGACCTTCCAGCACAAAAAGGTGAAAGGGTGACCATTGCTTCAGCAGTTCCATCAAATGTTTATAGAAATGCGGGCCCCTTTAAATTTAGCCCAAAGGCTCCCAATGTCTACCCTGGAGAACCAATGTGCCTGACAAACCATGAAAATGGTCGGGAGTCACTGTTGTTAAGAGCCCCTGTAAAAGATGGAAAGCTATCCTTGCTTAACCCTTCTGTTCTTGTTCCGCTCCTTGCTGTCTTGGTTGCTGGAGATGCTGCATCTGGTATTATTGATCCCAGCTTGCCCCAATTCCTTGTAGTTGCTGCTATTTCTTCTTTCGGGGCTGGAGCTACTCTAAATACACTGGTTTTCCCTAGATTGAACCAG CTTCCTCAAAAGTCAGTGGATGCAACTGCAATCAAGCAGAAGCTGTTGTCTCAGTATGACTTACTTCAGTCTCGCATTAAGGAACTAAAAGAAGCTGCTGAAAAAGAG GTTTGGATGTTGGCTCGGATGTGTCAGCTAGAGAACAAGATTTTTGCTGTAGGAGAACCTTCTTATCG TGCCCGTAGAACTAGGGTGAAAAGGGTTCGAGAAGGACTGGAAAATTCACTGGAAGGACGGATCGAACTCATTGATAGCTATGCAAGa ATTTCTTCGATGATTGAAATCGAGTTTGAAATGGAATCTGATGTTCTTGCTGGGGAAGCATTGAGCAATGTG GAAAGCATAGCTGAACAGATACAGCAAATCATGGAGCTGGAAAATCTTGAAGag AGATGGAGACTACAAGCTGAAGCAAATGACGAGGCTGAAAGACTACTTAGTTCCCAACCTGTAACTACCGAGTGGATTTAA
- the LOC118033792 gene encoding uncharacterized protein isoform X2: MTLKLGCCSSSSYLSRFSHSPTLLSKLSPKPNYTTTATLLSLLFSFHKTAPFFSTSRTPSLKPLASSLSQSADDDYNNSFLSLNEDSLSRVSAAKDANEALQIIAVITNKSNGLVSVTDCCGIISAAIDRGNSDLALSVFYAMRSSFDQGVTEIERWKWSRPDVSVYTSLVQGLAAALKVSDALKMIDYICRVGVSPSEEEIASCAKCRYQYELVSGDITSIDSEAISMDLPAWERGLRLLQLMKQSIPAAVHSIVVQTPSGMARTQRFATETVDLPAQKGERVTIASAVPSNVYRNAGPFKFSPKAPNVYPGEPMCLTNHENGRESLLLRAPVKDGKLSLLNPSVLVPLLAVLVAGDAASGIIDPSLPQFLVVAAISSFGAGATLNTLVFPRLNQLPQKSVDATAIKQKLLSQYDLLQSRIKELKEAAEKEVWMLARMCQLENKIFAVGEPSYRARRTRVKRVREGLENSLEGRIELIDSYARISSMIEIEFEMESDVLAGEALSNVESIAEQIQQIMELENLEERWRLQAEANDEAERLLSSQPVTTEWI, translated from the exons atgacacTAAAATTAGGCTgctgctcctcctcctcctaccTCTCCCGCTTCTCACACTCCCCTACTCTCCTCTCTAAACTCTCTCCAAAACCAAACTACACTACCACGGCCACTCTCCTCTCCCTCTTATTTTCTTTCCATAAAACCGCGCCATTTTTTTCCACTTCAAGAACACCATCCTTAAAACCACTCGCTTCTTCACTAAGCCAATCCGCCGACGACGACTACAACAACTCTTTTTTATCACTAAATGAAGACTCCCTCTCCAGAGTCTCCGCTGCTAAAGACGCCAATGAAGCCCTGCAAATAATCGCTGTAATCACTAATAAAAGTAACGGTTTAGTTAGTGTAACTGATTGTTGTGGTATTATATCTGCCGCCATTGATCGCGGCAATTCTGATTTggctctctctgttttttacgCTATGCGTTCCAGCTTCGATCAAG GCGTTACTGAGATAGAAAGATGGAAATGGTCGCGGCCGGATGTTAGTGTTTACACGTCATTAGTTCAAGGTCTTGCTGCGGCATTGAAGGTTTCTGATGCTCTTAAGATGATTGATTATATTTGCCGCGTTGGTGTGTCGCCTAGCGAGGAAGAG ATTGCATCTTGTGCCAAGTGCCGGTACCAATACGAGCTTGTGTCTGGGGATATCACTAGTATTGACTCAGAAGCAATCAG CATGGATCTTCCTGCTTGGGAAAGGGGGCTAAGATTGTTGCAACTAATGAAGCAAAGTATTCCTGCAGCTGTTCACTCCATTGTG GTACAGACCCCTTCTGGTATGGCAAGGACGCAGAGATTTGCTACTGAAACAGTTGACCTTCCAGCACAAAAAGGTGAAAGGGTGACCATTGCTTCAGCAGTTCCATCAAATGTTTATAGAAATGCGGGCCCCTTTAAATTTAGCCCAAAGGCTCCCAATGTCTACCCTGGAGAACCAATGTGCCTGACAAACCATGAAAATGGTCGGGAGTCACTGTTGTTAAGAGCCCCTGTAAAAGATGGAAAGCTATCCTTGCTTAACCCTTCTGTTCTTGTTCCGCTCCTTGCTGTCTTGGTTGCTGGAGATGCTGCATCTGGTATTATTGATCCCAGCTTGCCCCAATTCCTTGTAGTTGCTGCTATTTCTTCTTTCGGGGCTGGAGCTACTCTAAATACACTGGTTTTCCCTAGATTGAACCAG CTTCCTCAAAAGTCAGTGGATGCAACTGCAATCAAGCAGAAGCTGTTGTCTCAGTATGACTTACTTCAGTCTCGCATTAAGGAACTAAAAGAAGCTGCTGAAAAAGAG GTTTGGATGTTGGCTCGGATGTGTCAGCTAGAGAACAAGATTTTTGCTGTAGGAGAACCTTCTTATCG TGCCCGTAGAACTAGGGTGAAAAGGGTTCGAGAAGGACTGGAAAATTCACTGGAAGGACGGATCGAACTCATTGATAGCTATGCAAGa ATTTCTTCGATGATTGAAATCGAGTTTGAAATGGAATCTGATGTTCTTGCTGGGGAAGCATTGAGCAATGTG GAAAGCATAGCTGAACAGATACAGCAAATCATGGAGCTGGAAAATCTTGAAGag AGATGGAGACTACAAGCTGAAGCAAATGACGAGGCTGAAAGACTACTTAGTTCCCAACCTGTAACTACCGAGTGGATTTAA
- the LOC118033792 gene encoding uncharacterized protein isoform X1, which produces MTLKLGCCSSSSYLSRFSHSPTLLSKLSPKPNYTTTATLLSLLFSFHKTAPFFSTSRTPSLKPLASSLSQSADDDYNNSFLSLNEDSLSRVSAAKDANEALQIIAVITNKSNGLVSVTDCCGIISAAIDRGNSDLALSVFYAMRSSFDQGVTEIERWKWSRPDVSVYTSLVQGLAAALKVSDALKMIDYICRVGVSPSEEEVPFGKVVRCPTCMIAVAVAQPQHGIQIASCAKCRYQYELVSGDITSIDSEAISMDLPAWERGLRLLQLMKQSIPAAVHSIVVQTPSGMARTQRFATETVDLPAQKGERVTIASAVPSNVYRNAGPFKFSPKAPNVYPGEPMCLTNHENGRESLLLRAPVKDGKLSLLNPSVLVPLLAVLVAGDAASGIIDPSLPQFLVVAAISSFGAGATLNTLVFPRLNQLPQKSVDATAIKQKLLSQYDLLQSRIKELKEAAEKEVWMLARMCQLENKIFAVGEPSYRARRTRVKRVREGLENSLEGRIELIDSYARISSMIEIEFEMESDVLAGEALSNVESIAEQIQQIMELENLEERWRLQAEANDEAERLLSSQPVTTEWI; this is translated from the exons atgacacTAAAATTAGGCTgctgctcctcctcctcctaccTCTCCCGCTTCTCACACTCCCCTACTCTCCTCTCTAAACTCTCTCCAAAACCAAACTACACTACCACGGCCACTCTCCTCTCCCTCTTATTTTCTTTCCATAAAACCGCGCCATTTTTTTCCACTTCAAGAACACCATCCTTAAAACCACTCGCTTCTTCACTAAGCCAATCCGCCGACGACGACTACAACAACTCTTTTTTATCACTAAATGAAGACTCCCTCTCCAGAGTCTCCGCTGCTAAAGACGCCAATGAAGCCCTGCAAATAATCGCTGTAATCACTAATAAAAGTAACGGTTTAGTTAGTGTAACTGATTGTTGTGGTATTATATCTGCCGCCATTGATCGCGGCAATTCTGATTTggctctctctgttttttacgCTATGCGTTCCAGCTTCGATCAAG GCGTTACTGAGATAGAAAGATGGAAATGGTCGCGGCCGGATGTTAGTGTTTACACGTCATTAGTTCAAGGTCTTGCTGCGGCATTGAAGGTTTCTGATGCTCTTAAGATGATTGATTATATTTGCCGCGTTGGTGTGTCGCCTAGCGAGGAAGAG GTGCCATTTGGTAAGGTTGTGAGATGTCCAACTTGTATGATAGCTGTTGCTGTTGCCCAACCTCAACATGGCATTCAG ATTGCATCTTGTGCCAAGTGCCGGTACCAATACGAGCTTGTGTCTGGGGATATCACTAGTATTGACTCAGAAGCAATCAG CATGGATCTTCCTGCTTGGGAAAGGGGGCTAAGATTGTTGCAACTAATGAAGCAAAGTATTCCTGCAGCTGTTCACTCCATTGTG GTACAGACCCCTTCTGGTATGGCAAGGACGCAGAGATTTGCTACTGAAACAGTTGACCTTCCAGCACAAAAAGGTGAAAGGGTGACCATTGCTTCAGCAGTTCCATCAAATGTTTATAGAAATGCGGGCCCCTTTAAATTTAGCCCAAAGGCTCCCAATGTCTACCCTGGAGAACCAATGTGCCTGACAAACCATGAAAATGGTCGGGAGTCACTGTTGTTAAGAGCCCCTGTAAAAGATGGAAAGCTATCCTTGCTTAACCCTTCTGTTCTTGTTCCGCTCCTTGCTGTCTTGGTTGCTGGAGATGCTGCATCTGGTATTATTGATCCCAGCTTGCCCCAATTCCTTGTAGTTGCTGCTATTTCTTCTTTCGGGGCTGGAGCTACTCTAAATACACTGGTTTTCCCTAGATTGAACCAG CTTCCTCAAAAGTCAGTGGATGCAACTGCAATCAAGCAGAAGCTGTTGTCTCAGTATGACTTACTTCAGTCTCGCATTAAGGAACTAAAAGAAGCTGCTGAAAAAGAG GTTTGGATGTTGGCTCGGATGTGTCAGCTAGAGAACAAGATTTTTGCTGTAGGAGAACCTTCTTATCG TGCCCGTAGAACTAGGGTGAAAAGGGTTCGAGAAGGACTGGAAAATTCACTGGAAGGACGGATCGAACTCATTGATAGCTATGCAAGa ATTTCTTCGATGATTGAAATCGAGTTTGAAATGGAATCTGATGTTCTTGCTGGGGAAGCATTGAGCAATGTG GAAAGCATAGCTGAACAGATACAGCAAATCATGGAGCTGGAAAATCTTGAAGag AGATGGAGACTACAAGCTGAAGCAAATGACGAGGCTGAAAGACTACTTAGTTCCCAACCTGTAACTACCGAGTGGATTTAA
- the LOC118033787 gene encoding uncharacterized protein codes for MATKPLSREEIANTEKKLDMPLDDIIKMSKNTTKPKKQQRAPIKNQKTFNPAHEKALKVRRYMDMGPLVRQGALAQRRSNFHGNQFPLTSEAARKAAVAPFHSRSFGRNFIANSNNARAAGFAVKKRAANGGFARKSPPRQNQQQHQGDVGAKQRPQTLDLLFANMKEQRMKVLSRQNNAIKYNGGGRRPRVPWARGRF; via the exons ATGGCTACTAAACCACTTTCTCGTGAAGAAATTGCTAATACAGAAAAGAAATTGGACATGCCATTAG ATGACATCATCAAAATGTCTAAAAATACAACTAAACCTAAGAAGCAGCAAAGGGCTCCG ATTAAAAATCAGAAAACGTTTAACCCTGCCCATGAAAAAGCTTTAAAGGTGCGGCGTTATATGGACATGGGTCCCTTGGTCCGGCAG GGTGCCTTGGCTCAAAGAAGGTCAAATTTCCATGGTAACCAATTTCCTTTAACATCTGAGGCTGCAAGGAAGGCTGCAGTGGCTCCCTTTCACAGTAGAAGTTTTGGTCGCAATTTCATAGCCAATTCAAACAATGCAAG GGCTGCAGGTTTTGCAGTTAAGAAGAGGGCTGCAAATGGAGGCTTTGCTagaaag TCACCTCCACGCCAGAACCAACAACAGCATCAAGGGGATGTGGGTGCCAAGCAGAGGCCTCAAACATTGGATTTATTGTTTGCTAACATGAAGGAGCAGAGGATGAAAGTCTTGTCACGGCAAAACAATGCTATAAAATACAACGGCGGTGGCAGGCGGCCAAGGGTGCCATGGGCAAGAGGCCGATTCTGA
- the LOC118033778 gene encoding nucleoside diphosphate kinase 3 yields MSSQICRSASRAARSLLSSASKTSRFCSEGRAAAAAVAVSLGGKLPLLASAYGRTGSSNLARQWISGALAIPAGVYMLQEQEAHAAELERTFIAIKPDGVQRGLISEIISRFERKGFKLVAIKIVVPSKDFAQKHYHDLKTRPFFDGLCDFLSSGPVVAMVWEGEGVIKYGRKLIGATDPQKSEPGTIRGDLAVVVGRNIIHGSDGPETAKEEVNLWFKPEELVNYTSNAEKWIYGVN; encoded by the exons atgagctCTCAGATTTGCAGATCTGCTTCTAGAGCTGCCAGGTCTCTTCTCTCTTCAGCTTCTAAAACCTCTCGCTTCTGCTCTG AAGGGAGAGCTGCAGCGGCAGCGGTGGCAGTTTCACTCGGTGGAAAGTTGCCTCTCCTAGCCTCGGCTTATGGAAGGACTGGTTCTTCAAATCTGGCTAGACAGTGGATTTCTGGGGCTCTTGCAATTCCTGCTGgag TATACATGCTCCAAGAACAGGAGGCACATGCTGCAGAG cTGGAGCGAACTTTTATTGCCATCAAGCCTGATGGAGTGCAGCGAGGGCTG ATTTCAGAAATCATATCCCGTTTCGAGCGTAAAGGGTTTAAGCTTGTGGCCATTAAGATAGTGGTTCCTTCTAAGGACTTTGCTCAGAAGCATTATCATGATCTGAAGACTAGACCCTTTTTTGATGGTCTTTGTGACTTCCTTAGCTCTGGTCCAGTTGTTGCCATg GTCTGGGAAGGAGAAGGGGTGATCAAATATGGTCGGAAACTCATTGGAGCCACAGATCCTCAGAAATCAGAGCCTGGGACCATCAGAGGTGATCTAGCCGTTGTTGTTGGAAG aaATATCATTCACGGAAGCGATGGCCCCGAGACTGCCAAGGAGGAGGTTAACTTGTGGTTCAAACCAGAGGAATTGGTTAATTACACTAGCAATGCAGAGAAGTGGATCTATGGGGTCAACTGa